One window from the genome of bacterium encodes:
- a CDS encoding DedA family protein, translating to MELLKDLIDIVLHLDSHLAELIANYGAWTYAILFLIIFCETGLVIFPILPGDSLLFAAGALAATTELDVHTLAVLLTAAAVLGDSVNYAIGKRIGPKVFHYEDSKFFNKQHLIRTHEFYERYGGVTIIVARFIPIIRTFAPFVAGIGAMTYSKFILYNIFGGIFWIVSLLYAGYFFGNIPIVKDNFSLVILAIIFISILPGLVAYLQAKIKRE from the coding sequence ATGGAACTACTGAAGGATTTAATTGACATTGTTCTACACTTAGATTCTCACCTGGCAGAACTCATAGCCAACTATGGAGCATGGACTTATGCTATTTTATTTTTAATTATTTTTTGTGAGACTGGATTAGTCATATTCCCTATACTTCCCGGTGATTCATTGCTATTTGCGGCCGGAGCCTTAGCTGCAACGACAGAATTGGACGTACATACACTAGCAGTCCTGCTGACTGCGGCCGCTGTGCTTGGAGATTCGGTGAATTACGCTATCGGTAAAAGAATAGGTCCAAAAGTATTTCATTATGAAGATTCTAAATTCTTTAACAAACAACATCTTATACGCACACATGAGTTTTATGAACGATACGGAGGCGTGACGATTATTGTGGCGCGTTTTATTCCTATCATCCGAACTTTTGCACCCTTTGTTGCCGGAATAGGAGCCATGACTTACTCAAAATTTATACTATATAATATTTTCGGTGGAATTTTTTGGATCGTTTCATTATTGTACGCGGGCTACTTTTTTGGAAACATCCCGATAGTAAAGGACAACTTTTCTCTCGTGATCCTTGCCATTATTTTTATTTCTATTCTGCCGGGACTCGTTGCCTATTTGCAAGCAAAGATAAAAAGAGAATAA
- a CDS encoding glycosyltransferase family 2 protein, with protein MEPILVVIPAYNSESSLGNVIAKIRHHLTASGYPYDILVINDGSTDLTAGIATGLGVLLVNHAENLGKGAALKSAFQYADKNKYAVIATIDADLQHDPSSLPSMLSLFMSGNYDLIIGARQFKANKMSLSRIISNRLTSRLISMRAKQPILDSQSGYRIIRTSAIKNITIRTSRFETESEILIRLAQNHCRIGFFPIDTLYAGEKSHIRHIQDTLRFIKMYFHTIFN; from the coding sequence ATGGAACCAATACTTGTAGTAATTCCAGCATACAATTCCGAGTCTTCATTAGGAAATGTGATTGCTAAGATTCGTCATCACCTGACAGCTTCTGGATACCCGTATGATATTTTGGTAATAAATGACGGCTCTACAGATCTGACCGCAGGGATAGCAACAGGGCTCGGCGTTTTACTTGTAAATCACGCTGAGAATCTGGGAAAAGGAGCAGCGTTAAAATCAGCTTTCCAATACGCCGACAAAAATAAATATGCTGTGATAGCTACTATAGATGCAGATCTTCAGCATGATCCGTCTTCACTACCTTCAATGTTATCTCTATTTATGTCCGGTAACTACGACCTTATAATCGGAGCTAGACAGTTCAAGGCAAATAAAATGTCGCTGAGCCGAATTATTTCGAATCGCCTTACCAGCCGGCTGATATCTATGCGCGCCAAACAACCCATACTTGACAGCCAATCCGGTTATAGAATTATACGAACGTCGGCAATTAAAAATATTACTATTAGAACGTCACGATTTGAAACTGAATCGGAAATATTAATACGTTTAGCGCAAAATCACTGCCGAATTGGGTTTTTCCCGATTGATACCCTATACGCCGGGGAGAAGAGCCATATTCGACATATACAGGATACATTGCGCTTTATCAAAATGTATTTTCACACAATTTTTAATTAA